Proteins from a genomic interval of Hyalangium ruber:
- a CDS encoding N-6 DNA methylase, which translates to MATMMKAKAKQGSAPVTTAERLGSLLKSARDIMRKDKGLNGDLDRLPMLTWILFLKFLDDMEALREAEARREGKRLKPAIEAPYRWRDWAAKEDGITGEELIAFINQERCRRPDGSRGAGLFSYLRSLRGAKDGDRRDVIATVFKGTVNRMINGYLLRDVLNKVNGIHFTASEEIHTLGNFYESMLKEMGDGAGDSGEFYTPRSVVRFMVRMVEPKLGERVLDPACGTGGFLVEAFQHLSAQCRTSRQRTQLQADSILGGEAKPLPYMLAQMNLLLHGLESPRIVLGNSLATPLREIGPKDRVDVILTNPPFGGEEERGILENFPEDKQTAETALLFLQLIMWRLRRGDQPGRAAIVVSDGFLSTKGVAARIKSQLLSECNLHTVVRLPRGVFTPYTPIASNLLFFDRSGPTKEVWFYEVPGPTDRHMYSKTRPFRFEEFTPCIEWWRARAEGPHSWRVPVEELVARDFDLDVPNPRVRKEVEAHSPTELFRRAAEVSKQVAARSERALELLRDMSPQGSERPLSDCLKLRKEFIEIEDAVEYTLLTVQLHGRGLAFRGKKRGAEIKTRRQQVVRKDDLIVAEIDAKLGGFGLVPAELEGAIVSSHYFVYEIDRAVALPEYLDWYMRSGIPEADIRPFVKGSTNYAAIRAHHFPLLRLPLPSVEVQRRLVAEVARAAAELAELVKLQDEALKLLGGVLPASLRGLFTAPRA; encoded by the coding sequence ATGGCGACGATGATGAAGGCCAAGGCGAAGCAGGGCAGTGCTCCGGTGACCACGGCCGAGCGGCTCGGGAGTCTCCTCAAGTCCGCGCGCGACATCATGCGCAAGGACAAGGGGCTCAACGGGGACCTGGATCGACTGCCCATGCTCACGTGGATCCTGTTCCTGAAGTTCCTCGACGACATGGAGGCGCTTCGGGAGGCGGAGGCCCGGCGCGAGGGCAAGCGGCTCAAGCCCGCGATCGAGGCCCCCTACCGCTGGCGCGACTGGGCCGCCAAGGAGGACGGAATCACCGGCGAGGAGCTCATCGCCTTCATCAACCAGGAGCGGTGCCGCCGCCCGGATGGCTCGAGGGGCGCGGGCCTGTTCTCCTACTTGAGGAGCCTGCGCGGCGCGAAGGACGGGGACCGTCGGGATGTGATCGCCACCGTGTTCAAGGGCACGGTCAACCGGATGATCAACGGGTACCTGCTGCGAGATGTCCTCAACAAGGTGAACGGCATCCACTTCACCGCGTCCGAGGAGATCCACACGCTGGGGAACTTCTACGAGTCGATGCTCAAGGAGATGGGGGACGGAGCGGGCGACTCGGGCGAGTTCTACACGCCGCGGTCGGTGGTCCGGTTCATGGTGCGGATGGTCGAGCCCAAGCTCGGAGAGCGGGTGCTCGATCCCGCGTGTGGGACGGGCGGATTCCTCGTCGAGGCGTTCCAGCACCTCTCGGCGCAGTGCAGGACGAGCCGGCAGAGGACCCAGCTCCAGGCCGACTCCATCCTGGGCGGTGAAGCCAAGCCGCTGCCCTACATGCTGGCGCAGATGAACCTGCTGCTCCATGGGCTGGAGTCCCCGCGAATCGTGCTGGGCAACAGCCTGGCCACGCCGCTGCGGGAGATCGGCCCGAAGGACCGCGTCGACGTCATCCTCACCAATCCGCCGTTTGGCGGGGAAGAGGAGCGGGGCATCCTCGAGAACTTTCCCGAGGACAAGCAGACGGCGGAGACCGCGCTGTTGTTCCTGCAGCTCATCATGTGGAGGTTGAGGCGGGGCGACCAGCCCGGGCGCGCGGCGATCGTCGTCTCGGACGGGTTCCTGTCGACGAAGGGGGTTGCCGCGCGCATCAAGAGCCAGCTGCTCTCGGAGTGCAACCTGCACACGGTGGTGCGGTTGCCTCGCGGCGTCTTCACGCCCTACACCCCCATCGCGTCGAACCTGCTGTTCTTCGATCGGTCGGGTCCCACGAAGGAGGTGTGGTTCTACGAGGTGCCGGGGCCGACGGATCGCCACATGTACTCGAAGACCCGGCCCTTCCGGTTCGAGGAGTTCACCCCCTGCATCGAGTGGTGGCGCGCGCGCGCCGAGGGGCCTCATTCCTGGCGCGTACCCGTGGAGGAGCTGGTCGCGCGGGACTTCGACCTGGATGTGCCGAATCCTCGGGTGCGGAAGGAGGTCGAAGCCCATTCGCCGACGGAGCTGTTCCGGCGCGCGGCGGAGGTCTCGAAGCAGGTGGCGGCACGCAGCGAGCGCGCGCTGGAGCTCCTACGGGACATGTCGCCTCAAGGCTCGGAGCGTCCGCTCTCGGACTGCCTGAAGCTTCGCAAGGAGTTCATCGAGATCGAGGACGCGGTGGAGTACACGCTGCTCACGGTCCAGCTCCACGGCCGGGGCCTCGCGTTCCGAGGGAAGAAGCGAGGCGCGGAGATAAAGACCCGGCGGCAGCAGGTGGTGCGCAAGGACGACCTCATCGTCGCGGAGATCGACGCGAAGCTGGGAGGCTTCGGCCTCGTGCCCGCGGAGCTGGAGGGCGCCATCGTGAGCAGCCACTACTTCGTCTACGAGATCGACCGCGCGGTGGCGCTCCCGGAGTACCTGGACTGGTACATGCGGTCGGGAATCCCGGAGGCGGACATCCGGCCCTTCGTGAAGGGCTCGACGAACTACGCCGCGATCCGGGCGCATCACTTCCCGCTGCTGCGGTTGCCCCTGCCTTCGGTGGAGGTGCAGCGTCGCCTCGTGGCCGAAGTGGCGCGGGCCGCGGCGGAGCTGGCGGAGCTGGTGAAGCTGCAGGACGAAGCGCTGAAGCTCCTGGGCGGCGTCCTGCCCGCGAGCCTGCGAGGCCTCTTCACCGCGCCCAGGGCTTGA
- a CDS encoding VOC family protein — MHRSRFCALVIDCKVDDIDAAATFWSSAFGKPVVPPSPDSGNYRELSTGDDEPIILLQKVDHESRVHLDIEADDLDAEVKRLEALGAKRVAFVRQRWWVMEAPTGHRFCVVRPQRGALEGRPRTNSWDGGATSP; from the coding sequence ATGCACCGTAGCCGCTTCTGTGCCCTCGTCATCGACTGCAAGGTCGATGACATTGACGCCGCCGCGACCTTCTGGAGCAGCGCGTTCGGCAAACCCGTCGTGCCCCCCTCGCCCGATAGCGGCAACTACCGCGAGCTGTCCACCGGGGACGATGAGCCCATCATCCTCTTACAAAAGGTAGATCACGAAAGCCGCGTACACCTGGACATCGAAGCCGATGATTTGGATGCCGAGGTGAAGCGCCTGGAGGCGCTCGGCGCCAAGCGGGTGGCCTTCGTCCGCCAGCGCTGGTGGGTCATGGAGGCCCCCACCGGCCACCGCTTCTGTGTCGTCCGCCCCCAGCGCGGCGCCCTGGAGGGTCGCCCCCGCACTAACTCCTGGGACGGAGGGGCAACCTCACCGTAA
- a CDS encoding PAS domain S-box protein: MAEQGAETAAGGIRLCDFIQARQAAILEEWERRARSLPVAKHLQRVALRDHIPQILERISLVVGSSYPGTRGKLEELPDKHALERLDEGYDLRTATEELSALRDTILELWEQEVAVGISVREVRQLDRAIDETITASATRFSLARERTLRALDRVSSAALGTGDLNTFLPQLMTVLLETVAAVDSVAILLRDEQDTLRVRAAMGLEQERLQGGSTRVGEGFAGTVAARREPLLLRDAAVDPLARGASARGRGIHALYGVPLIHEDRVIGVAYMGSCTAYDFSEDDQQLLRMMAQRATSLIVQAQLTERLRQSEARLQAIVDHAGAAIYVKDAEGRLLVTNRHMEARLGRPREELIGKRDEELWPEEVARTLRATDLRALAGGVPVTVEEVVPGEDGPHTYLSVKFPLPAEHGRPAALGSISTDITERKQVEEALLETSERMRAILDTAVDSIITIDEHGVMQGVNAATTRLFGYAPEELLGCDVSMLMPEPYRREHDRYIRNYLRTGVRKVIGIGREVLGRRKDGSVFPMELAVSETRLARGRVFTGLVRDISQRKEAERSQALLVEAGTVLAQSLDVHTILRNIASLVVTHLSDYCMMDLLGEDGQLHRLEVLSRDPAHKELIRQVMPFSPRLGSESPVARVFETGEMAVVDITSEWLDRAARNAEHRAVLEELAPRSSVILPLKARGRMLGVLNLASREPGRMARPSLVTVAQGVADRAAIAIDNARLYQEAREAVRVREDVVAIVSHDLRNPLNAISLSASTLIKREDLDARTAKAATRIYAAADRAHRLIRDLLDFTQARVGGIPIHPQPVELGGLARQVVEEIRSAYPERHLELRVEAGSWVEADPDRLAQVMANLLGNAMQHSPPDSPIQASARVEGEGVLFEVHNLGAPISAEVFPTLFEPFQRGQEHRTGSRGSLGLGLFISRQIVEAHRGNIEVRSHEGDGTTFTVRLPLRPRS, translated from the coding sequence ATGGCGGAACAAGGCGCTGAGACGGCGGCGGGGGGCATCCGGTTGTGCGACTTCATCCAGGCACGCCAGGCCGCCATCCTGGAGGAGTGGGAGCGCCGCGCCCGGAGCCTCCCTGTCGCGAAGCACCTGCAGCGCGTGGCCTTGCGCGACCACATCCCGCAGATCCTGGAGCGCATCTCCCTCGTGGTGGGCTCCAGCTACCCAGGCACGCGCGGCAAGCTGGAGGAGCTTCCGGACAAGCATGCCCTGGAGCGGCTGGACGAGGGCTATGACCTGCGAACGGCCACCGAGGAGCTGAGTGCCCTGCGAGACACCATCCTGGAGCTCTGGGAGCAGGAGGTGGCGGTGGGCATCAGCGTCCGCGAGGTGCGGCAGCTCGACCGGGCCATCGACGAGACCATCACCGCCTCGGCGACCCGGTTCTCCCTGGCGCGCGAGCGCACGCTGCGCGCCCTGGATCGGGTCTCCTCGGCGGCGCTGGGGACGGGGGACCTGAACACCTTCCTTCCCCAGCTGATGACGGTCCTGCTGGAGACGGTCGCCGCGGTGGACTCGGTGGCGATCCTCCTGAGGGATGAGCAGGACACCCTGCGCGTGCGCGCGGCGATGGGGCTCGAGCAGGAGCGGCTGCAGGGCGGCTCCACGCGGGTGGGGGAGGGGTTCGCGGGCACGGTGGCCGCCCGGCGTGAGCCGCTGCTGCTGCGCGACGCCGCCGTGGATCCGCTGGCGCGTGGCGCGAGCGCTCGGGGCCGGGGCATCCACGCGCTCTATGGGGTACCGCTCATCCACGAGGATCGGGTGATTGGCGTGGCCTACATGGGCTCGTGTACCGCCTACGATTTCTCGGAGGACGACCAGCAGCTGTTGCGGATGATGGCGCAGCGCGCCACCTCGCTCATCGTCCAGGCGCAGCTCACCGAGCGGCTGCGGCAGAGCGAGGCGCGGCTGCAGGCCATCGTGGACCATGCCGGGGCCGCCATCTACGTGAAGGACGCCGAGGGCCGGTTGCTGGTCACCAACCGCCACATGGAGGCCCGGCTGGGCCGTCCGCGCGAGGAGCTGATTGGAAAGCGGGACGAGGAGCTGTGGCCCGAGGAGGTGGCCCGGACCCTGCGGGCCACGGACCTTCGGGCGCTCGCGGGAGGGGTCCCCGTGACGGTCGAGGAGGTCGTCCCCGGGGAGGACGGGCCGCACACCTATCTCTCGGTGAAGTTCCCGCTGCCGGCCGAGCACGGCCGTCCCGCCGCCCTGGGCAGCATCTCCACGGACATCACCGAGCGCAAGCAGGTGGAGGAGGCGCTGCTCGAGACGAGCGAGCGCATGAGGGCCATCCTCGACACGGCGGTGGACAGCATCATCACCATCGACGAGCACGGAGTGATGCAGGGGGTGAACGCGGCCACGACGCGGCTGTTCGGGTATGCGCCGGAAGAGCTGCTGGGGTGCGACGTGAGCATGCTGATGCCCGAGCCCTACCGTCGCGAGCATGACCGGTACATCCGCAACTACCTGCGTACGGGGGTGCGGAAGGTCATCGGCATTGGTCGCGAGGTGCTGGGCCGGCGCAAGGACGGGAGCGTCTTTCCCATGGAGCTGGCGGTCAGCGAGACGCGGCTGGCGCGAGGGCGCGTGTTCACCGGCCTCGTTCGGGACATCAGCCAGCGCAAGGAGGCCGAGCGCTCGCAGGCCCTGCTCGTGGAGGCAGGCACGGTGCTCGCGCAGTCGTTGGACGTACACACCATTCTGCGCAACATCGCCTCCCTGGTGGTCACACACCTGTCGGACTACTGCATGATGGATCTGCTGGGAGAGGACGGGCAGTTGCACCGGCTGGAGGTGCTGTCGAGGGATCCCGCCCACAAGGAGCTCATCCGCCAGGTCATGCCTTTCTCCCCGCGGCTCGGTTCCGAGAGCCCGGTGGCCCGGGTGTTCGAGACGGGCGAGATGGCCGTGGTCGACATCACCTCCGAGTGGCTGGACCGCGCCGCGCGCAACGCGGAGCACCGGGCCGTGCTGGAGGAGCTCGCGCCTCGCTCCTCCGTCATCCTCCCGCTGAAGGCCCGGGGCCGGATGCTGGGGGTGCTCAACCTGGCATCGCGGGAGCCGGGGCGCATGGCGCGCCCCTCCCTGGTGACGGTGGCGCAAGGGGTCGCGGACCGGGCGGCGATCGCCATCGACAACGCGCGGCTCTACCAGGAGGCCCGGGAGGCGGTGCGCGTGCGCGAGGACGTGGTGGCCATCGTCAGCCATGACCTGCGCAACCCCCTGAACGCCATCTCGCTGTCGGCCTCGACGCTCATCAAGCGCGAGGACCTCGACGCGCGCACCGCGAAGGCGGCCACGCGCATCTACGCGGCGGCGGACCGGGCACACCGGCTCATCCGGGACTTGCTGGATTTCACGCAGGCGCGCGTGGGGGGCATTCCCATCCACCCCCAGCCGGTGGAGCTGGGGGGGCTGGCCCGGCAGGTGGTGGAGGAGATTCGGTCCGCCTACCCCGAGCGGCACCTCGAGCTCCGCGTGGAGGCGGGGAGCTGGGTGGAGGCCGATCCGGATCGGCTGGCGCAGGTGATGGCGAACCTGCTGGGCAACGCGATGCAGCACAGCCCCCCGGACTCACCCATCCAGGCGTCGGCCCGGGTGGAAGGGGAGGGCGTGCTCTTCGAGGTCCACAACCTGGGCGCGCCCATCTCCGCGGAGGTGTTCCCGACGCTGTTCGAGCCCTTCCAGCGGGGGCAGGAGCACCGGACGGGGAGTCGAGGCAGCCTGGGGTTGGGGCTCTTCATCTCCCGGCAGATCGTCGAAGCGCACCGGGGGAACATCGAGGTGCGCTCCCACGAGGGGGATGGCACCACCTTTACGGTGAGGTTGCCCCTCCGTCCCAGGAGTTAG
- a CDS encoding lysophospholipid acyltransferase family protein produces MAERADRLELPFNEFGVDPYGISKKHIALAASVLAVLYRNYFRVKCYGIEHVPPRGRGMLVGNHSGGYAVDGAMVLTSMFLEMEPPRLAQGMAEKFINRFPVASLWTSRTGQFTGLPEHARRLLEDDRLLMIFPEGARGTAKLYSERYSLVDFGTGFIRLALQTRSPIIPFAFLGGGTALPTVANLYGLGRLLGVPYIPVTPYLLPLPLPAPLEIHYGEPLTFSGNGDEDDEVIAGYVEQVKSRIAGLIEKGRATRGRRKAE; encoded by the coding sequence ATGGCAGAGCGGGCGGACCGGCTGGAACTGCCGTTCAACGAGTTCGGCGTGGATCCGTATGGCATCTCCAAGAAGCACATTGCCCTGGCGGCGTCCGTCCTCGCCGTCCTCTACCGGAACTACTTCCGGGTGAAGTGCTACGGCATCGAGCACGTGCCGCCGCGGGGGCGCGGCATGCTGGTGGGCAACCACTCCGGCGGCTACGCCGTGGATGGGGCCATGGTCCTCACCTCCATGTTCCTGGAGATGGAGCCCCCCCGGCTCGCCCAGGGCATGGCCGAGAAGTTCATCAACCGCTTCCCCGTCGCCTCCCTCTGGACGAGCCGCACCGGCCAGTTCACCGGCCTGCCCGAACATGCGCGACGGCTGCTCGAGGACGACCGGCTGCTCATGATCTTCCCCGAGGGTGCGCGCGGCACCGCCAAGCTCTACAGCGAGCGCTACTCGCTGGTGGACTTCGGCACCGGCTTCATCCGCCTGGCCCTCCAGACGCGCAGCCCCATCATCCCCTTTGCCTTCCTCGGCGGCGGCACGGCGCTGCCCACCGTCGCCAACCTCTATGGGCTGGGGCGCCTGCTCGGAGTGCCCTACATCCCCGTCACGCCCTATCTGCTGCCCCTCCCCCTGCCCGCGCCGCTGGAGATCCACTACGGCGAGCCGCTCACCTTCTCCGGCAACGGGGACGAGGACGACGAGGTCATCGCCGGGTACGTGGAGCAGGTGAAGTCGCGCATCGCCGGGCTCATCGAGAAGGGGCGCGCGACGCGCGGCCGGAGGAAGGCGGAATGA
- a CDS encoding SDR family oxidoreductase: MRVLILGIAGGIARKLATRLHSAGHEVIGIDVRPWSSAPQGIEFHRVDVRKRAAEDVFRRRRPEAVVHMATITALTMRGGERGRINLDGTKAVFDHCRAYGVKQVLFVGRHTFYGAAPDSPLYHTEDEPPRALEKVPELADLVAADLFAATALWRMPEITAAVLRICYTLGAPGTGTLAGFLRGRRVPMVLGYDPLFQVMQEEDVVTAVQLALEKRVRGIFNVAGPPPVPFSVIIRETGRTPVPMPVFLLARLLGRAGFPPLSRGALDHIKYPIVVDAKRFREATGFQYAFDEGRLIRIFRESAPLPGAKW; encoded by the coding sequence ATGAGGGTCCTCATCCTCGGCATCGCGGGAGGCATCGCCCGGAAGCTGGCCACGCGGCTGCACAGCGCCGGGCACGAGGTGATTGGCATCGACGTCCGCCCCTGGTCGAGCGCGCCCCAGGGCATCGAGTTCCACCGGGTGGACGTGCGCAAGCGCGCCGCGGAGGACGTGTTCCGCCGCCGCCGCCCCGAGGCCGTGGTGCATATGGCCACCATCACCGCCCTCACCATGCGGGGCGGAGAGCGGGGCCGCATCAACCTGGACGGCACCAAGGCCGTCTTCGACCACTGCCGCGCCTACGGCGTGAAGCAGGTGCTCTTCGTGGGGCGCCACACCTTCTATGGCGCCGCGCCGGACTCGCCGCTCTACCACACCGAGGATGAGCCCCCTCGCGCCCTGGAGAAGGTGCCGGAGCTGGCCGATCTCGTCGCCGCCGACCTCTTCGCCGCCACTGCCCTGTGGCGCATGCCCGAGATCACGGCCGCCGTGCTGCGCATCTGCTACACGCTGGGCGCTCCGGGCACCGGCACGCTCGCGGGCTTCCTGCGCGGCCGGCGCGTGCCGATGGTGCTCGGCTATGACCCGCTCTTCCAGGTGATGCAGGAGGAGGATGTCGTCACCGCCGTACAGCTCGCGCTGGAGAAGCGCGTGCGCGGCATCTTCAACGTCGCGGGACCGCCTCCGGTGCCGTTCTCCGTCATCATTCGCGAGACGGGCCGCACGCCCGTGCCGATGCCCGTGTTCCTGCTCGCCCGATTGCTCGGGCGCGCGGGGTTCCCTCCGCTCTCACGGGGCGCGCTGGACCACATCAAGTACCCCATCGTCGTGGACGCCAAGCGCTTCCGCGAGGCCACCGGCTTCCAGTACGCCTTCGACGAGGGCCGTCTCATCCGCATCTTCCGGGAGTCCGCGCCGCTGCCGGGGGCGAAGTGGTGA
- a CDS encoding SAM-dependent methyltransferase produces MSLEAFFRLFSELPREGPGSDDATREALRRLPALPASPRVIDLGCGPGRQTLVLARELGSPITAVDLHAPFLAELEAAAERSGLRHLVRTRCADFGSLQDPPGSYDLLWSEGAIYHLGWSEGLRRWRPLLTPSGLMAATEATWLTDHPPAEAAAFWREAYPTMGTVTTNAQAARGAGYEVLDTFPLPASAWWDDYYRPLQGRMATLRAEAATDPALAEVIASTAREIELYERFGDSYGYVFYLLRAA; encoded by the coding sequence GTGAGCCTTGAAGCCTTCTTCCGTCTCTTCAGTGAACTGCCGCGCGAGGGTCCAGGAAGCGACGACGCGACGCGCGAAGCCCTCCGGCGTCTCCCCGCGCTCCCCGCCTCCCCTCGGGTGATCGACCTGGGCTGCGGGCCAGGGCGGCAGACGTTGGTGCTTGCCCGGGAGCTTGGGAGCCCCATCACCGCCGTGGACCTCCATGCCCCATTCCTCGCGGAACTGGAGGCAGCGGCGGAGCGAAGCGGCCTGCGTCACCTGGTGCGCACCCGGTGCGCTGACTTCGGGAGCCTCCAGGATCCTCCCGGCAGCTACGACCTGCTCTGGTCGGAGGGCGCCATCTACCACCTGGGCTGGTCGGAGGGGCTGAGGCGCTGGCGCCCGCTGCTCACCCCAAGTGGCTTGATGGCCGCGACCGAGGCCACCTGGCTCACGGACCATCCCCCCGCGGAAGCGGCGGCGTTCTGGCGGGAGGCCTACCCCACGATGGGGACCGTCACCACCAACGCCCAGGCGGCGAGAGGAGCAGGGTACGAGGTGCTGGACACCTTCCCCCTGCCGGCCTCGGCATGGTGGGACGATTACTACCGCCCGCTCCAGGGCCGCATGGCCACGCTTCGAGCCGAGGCGGCCACGGATCCGGCGCTCGCCGAAGTCATCGCCTCCACCGCTCGGGAGATCGAGCTCTACGAGCGCTTCGGGGACAGCTACGGCTACGTCTTCTACCTGCTCCGCGCGGCGTGA
- a CDS encoding anthranilate synthase component I family protein — protein sequence MLPPLPPEPSPPTLDRERFDALVAQGYNQVPLVRRLELGALRPVDLLRVFPEGSRFLLESSRVSSEGRYSFLGARPFLSFTAKERTCRVQGEPHPGEPLEVLRALLQRWRGVRLPGMPLFCGGAVGFFGYEANHYFEALPRHPRDDLRLPDIAFHFVDTFLAVDHLTHSLLVVASGSDFDDCVRRADALEESVHRAVPTPPPAPPPLEAPTLTPRSNFTLEGYLRSVERVQEYIRAGDTYQVNLSQRLEVEYSGAPLALYETLCATNPVHFASYLEFDGFHVVSASPERLVRVENGRATTRPIAGTRRKGTAEENARFAQELRTSEKERAEHAMLVDLERNDLGRVCAYGSVEVTRLMEIIEYAHVLHIESEVVGTLAPGVGLLEVVGAVFPGGTITGVPKIRTMQIITELEPHARGLYTGSIGYLGFAGGMDLNIVIRTLVLQGGKAYAQVGGGVVHDSQPRQEYKETLHKARSQLIALSACGAKA from the coding sequence ATGCTCCCCCCGCTCCCGCCAGAGCCCTCTCCGCCCACGCTTGACCGGGAGCGCTTCGATGCGCTCGTGGCCCAGGGCTACAACCAGGTGCCGCTCGTGCGTCGGCTCGAGCTGGGCGCGCTGCGGCCCGTGGATCTGCTGCGCGTGTTTCCGGAAGGCAGCCGCTTCCTGCTGGAGAGCTCTCGCGTGTCCAGCGAGGGGCGCTACTCCTTCCTCGGCGCGCGGCCCTTCCTGAGCTTCACCGCCAAGGAGAGAACATGCCGTGTCCAGGGAGAGCCCCACCCGGGCGAGCCGCTGGAGGTCCTGCGGGCCCTGCTCCAGCGCTGGCGTGGCGTGCGACTGCCGGGAATGCCTCTGTTCTGCGGCGGCGCGGTGGGCTTCTTCGGCTACGAGGCAAACCACTACTTCGAGGCGCTGCCTCGCCACCCGCGTGACGACCTGCGGTTGCCGGATATCGCCTTCCACTTCGTGGACACATTCCTCGCGGTGGACCACCTCACGCACAGCCTCCTCGTGGTGGCCTCCGGCTCCGACTTCGATGACTGTGTCCGCCGGGCCGATGCGCTGGAGGAGAGCGTACACCGCGCGGTCCCCACGCCACCGCCCGCGCCACCACCCCTGGAGGCGCCCACCCTCACGCCTCGCTCCAACTTCACGCTGGAGGGCTACCTGCGTTCCGTGGAGCGCGTGCAGGAGTACATCCGCGCGGGCGACACCTACCAGGTGAACCTCTCCCAGCGCCTGGAGGTGGAGTACTCCGGCGCACCGCTCGCGCTCTACGAGACGCTCTGCGCCACCAACCCCGTCCACTTCGCCAGCTACCTCGAGTTCGACGGCTTCCATGTCGTGAGCGCCTCGCCCGAGCGACTGGTGCGCGTGGAGAACGGACGCGCCACCACGCGGCCCATCGCCGGCACCCGCCGCAAGGGTACGGCCGAGGAGAACGCCCGCTTCGCCCAGGAGTTGCGCACCAGCGAGAAGGAGCGCGCCGAGCACGCCATGCTCGTGGACCTGGAGCGCAATGATCTCGGCCGCGTGTGCGCCTATGGCTCGGTGGAGGTGACCCGGCTGATGGAGATCATCGAGTACGCCCACGTCCTGCACATCGAGTCCGAGGTGGTGGGCACGCTGGCCCCCGGCGTGGGCCTGCTGGAGGTGGTGGGCGCGGTCTTCCCCGGCGGCACCATCACCGGCGTCCCGAAGATCCGCACCATGCAGATCATCACCGAGCTGGAGCCCCACGCCCGCGGCCTCTACACGGGCTCCATCGGTTACCTGGGCTTCGCGGGGGGAATGGACCTCAACATCGTCATCCGCACGTTGGTGCTCCAGGGCGGCAAGGCCTACGCCCAGGTCGGAGGCGGCGTGGTCCACGACTCGCAGCCTCGGCAGGAGTACAAGGAGACGCTCCACAAGGCGCGCTCGCAGCTCATCGCCCTGTCCGCCTGTGGGGCCAAGGCGTGA
- a CDS encoding anthranilate synthase component II, with translation MILLIDNFDSFTFNLVQALGGLGAELKVVRNDAISVAEVEALRPDHIVISPGPCTPRQAGVSLEVIRAFAGRVPLLGVCLGHQCIGEVFGGQVVRAPVPVHGKTAAVEHTGQGVFRGMPQPFVAARYHSLVVERATLPECLEVTAWYDGLVMGLRHRELPGLEGVQFHPESFLTQDGKRLLANFLATGR, from the coding sequence GTGATCCTCCTCATCGACAACTTCGACTCCTTCACCTTCAACCTCGTGCAGGCGCTCGGCGGCCTGGGGGCGGAGCTGAAGGTGGTGCGCAATGACGCCATCTCCGTGGCGGAGGTGGAGGCGCTGCGGCCGGACCACATCGTCATCTCTCCGGGGCCGTGTACGCCGCGACAGGCGGGGGTCTCCCTGGAGGTCATCCGTGCCTTCGCGGGCCGGGTTCCCCTGTTGGGCGTGTGCCTGGGGCACCAGTGCATCGGAGAGGTGTTCGGCGGCCAGGTGGTGCGCGCTCCGGTGCCCGTCCACGGGAAGACGGCGGCCGTCGAGCACACCGGGCAGGGCGTCTTTCGCGGCATGCCTCAGCCGTTCGTCGCCGCGCGCTACCACTCGCTGGTGGTGGAGCGCGCCACCCTCCCCGAATGCCTGGAGGTGACGGCCTGGTATGACGGCCTCGTCATGGGCCTGCGGCACCGCGAGCTGCCAGGGCTCGAAGGTGTGCAGTTCCACCCCGAGTCCTTCCTGACGCAGGATGGGAAGCGACTGCTCGCCAACTTCCTGGCGACGGGGCGCTGA
- a CDS encoding aminotransferase class IV: MFGTVAVNGAVHRLEELRLQDFPSAFFFGAGFFETFLVRDGAPMFLERHLARLRTSLAAHGGCVHGPPAEVLAPAAVREALGRCLEADAALGPGFTGVGKLTAGDGRLLLSFRSLSPNHEHLQRHGRSLDSVEDTCYRRGDRTLQHKSLSYLRQHLHMERMPVFLNEAGEVCEVPNANLFLQLGEVLVTPPVDAPCLPGIIREVLLEAGHVAGLPVVEQPVHLSRLNDARACFLTNSVGLAIAVTHLLGRSLPESLGLAEDTRKLIESAG, from the coding sequence ATGTTCGGCACGGTCGCGGTGAATGGGGCGGTACACCGGCTGGAGGAGCTGCGCCTCCAAGACTTCCCTTCCGCGTTCTTCTTCGGCGCGGGCTTCTTCGAGACGTTCCTCGTTCGCGACGGTGCGCCCATGTTCCTGGAGCGACACCTCGCCCGGCTGCGCACGAGCCTGGCGGCACATGGGGGCTGCGTTCACGGGCCTCCCGCCGAGGTGCTCGCTCCCGCCGCCGTGCGCGAGGCGCTGGGTCGATGCCTGGAGGCGGATGCCGCCCTGGGGCCTGGCTTCACCGGCGTGGGCAAGCTCACCGCGGGAGATGGACGACTGCTGTTGTCCTTCCGGTCGCTTTCGCCGAACCATGAGCACCTTCAGCGCCACGGGCGGAGCCTCGATTCGGTGGAGGACACCTGCTACCGGCGGGGTGACCGTACCCTCCAGCACAAGAGCCTCTCGTACCTCCGGCAGCACCTGCACATGGAGCGCATGCCCGTGTTCCTCAATGAGGCGGGCGAGGTGTGCGAAGTGCCCAACGCCAACCTCTTTCTCCAGCTCGGAGAGGTGCTCGTCACCCCGCCTGTCGATGCGCCCTGCCTCCCTGGCATCATCCGGGAAGTGCTGCTGGAGGCAGGCCATGTGGCTGGACTCCCGGTGGTGGAGCAGCCCGTGCATCTCTCACGGTTGAATGATGCGCGTGCCTGCTTCCTCACCAACTCGGTGGGACTCGCGATTGCCGTGACGCACCTGCTGGGACGAAGCCTCCCTGAGAGCCTCGGTCTCGCCGAGGACACCCGGAAGCTGATTGAGAGCGCAGGTTGA